GGCGACGTCGAGCTGCTGCTGCTCGACGAGCCCTTCGAGGGGCTGGCGCCGGCCGTCGTCCGCGAGGTCTTCGCGCTCGTCCAGGGGCTGCGGGGCGAGACGGCCATCCTCCTGGTCGAGCACAACCTCGACCTCGCCCTCGCCCTGGCCGACCGCGTCTACGTGCTGGACCGCGGCAGCGTGACCCACGAGGGCCCGGCCCGCGCCCTGCTCTCCGACTTCGACCTGCGCCGCCGCGTGCTGTGGTTCTAGGGGGACGGGCTGAAACCGGTCACCGAAACCTAACCGCATCCTGGCCTGGACACTCCCTGAGGGTTCACCGGCTGTCCGCCGGACGCGGATATACTCTGTGGTCGCGGGAGGCGAAGCGATGGCGACCCCGGACCAGAACGGCATCCCGAGGGTGGCGCGACTCGGGCGCAGAAGGCATCGCCCGTCGATGGTTCGAAGGCGCGAGACGAAAGGGGGGACAAAGGATCTGACCGGGGGCTGGTGTCGCTGCGGTGAACCTGGACGGGGGAGGGTAAACCGGTGAAAACTCGGTGGGCAGTGGCGTTGGCCGTCGCCGTCGGGTTCGGGCTTGGCGCTGTCACGGTCCAAAGCCTTCACGCGCAGGCGAAGCCGCCTGTCTACTTTATCGCGGAAATCGAAGTGACGAACCTCGACGCCTACACGAAAGAGTACGCTCCGAAGGCTCAGGCGCTCATCAGGAAGATGGGCGGCCGCCTCCTGGCTGCGGGACAGAAAGTAACGGCCTTCGAAGGGCAGCCGCCGAAACAGCGCGTCGCCGTGCAGGTCTGGGACAGCCTGGAAAAGATTCAGGCCTGGCGCAACTCAGCGGAGTTCAAGGAACTGCGGAAGACCGGCGAGAAGTACGCCAAATTCCGCACCTTCGCCATCGAGGGCCTGCCGCAGTAGAACGACTGCGCTCGCAAACGAGGCCGCCGGCAGCGGCGGCCTCGTCTTGCCGGCCTTCGAAACGGCACACGGCCATCACCGCGTGATGGGCTCCATGCCTTTGGCCTTGAGCACCGGAACGGCCGCGGGCGCTTTCAAGAAGTCGAGCAGGGCCTTGCCGGCCTTCGCGTCTTTGGCGGCGGTCCCGATGCCCCCCGTGTAGCCGACGTAGCTCTGCAGCTCGGCCGGGAGCGGCCCGAGGAGCTCGGCGCCGGGCACGGGCTCGATGGCGCTGATGACCACGAGTGCGAGCTCGACCTCGCCACCGGCGACGCTCTGGGCCGCGCGGCCCACCGGCAGGTACTTGGTCTTGGCTTTCATCGGCTCGGCAATCCCCAGGCGATCGAACAGGGTCGCCAGATACATGGCGGTCGCCCCTTCTTTCGAATAGCCGATGGACTTCGCGCCGAGCATCGCGCGCTTGAACGCCTCGGCCGTCTTGATGTCGGGCTTGGGCGCGCCCGTGCGGACGAACACGCCGATGCCGGAGCGGGCGATGTGGGCGGAGGTGCCGGCCGCGATCTTGCCCTGCTTGGCCAGATCCGCGATGAACGGCGTCGTGAGGAGGGCCACATCGAACTGCTCGCCCCCTTCGATCTGGCGCTTCAAGACACCGACCACGTCGTACTGGATCGCGAGCTTGTGGCCCGTCTCTCGCTCGAAGCGGGGGCCGAGCTCGTTCAACACGTGCCTCAGCGCAGCGGCGCTCAAGACCTTGACGTCAGCGGCCTCGGCCGTGACGCCGGGCGCCGCCAGGATCATGATGCCGAACATGGCGACTGTAGCGAGTGACCCTCTTCTCATGGTGCGCCTCCTTTGTGCCCGCTTTGCCGGCAGTACGCGCGTGGGCTCACACCATTCCGCGCCGAAGGCGTGGTTGAAGTTCGACACGTCGCCGAAATCGCTACTGAGGCGGCGCGGGCACCGCAGACGAGTGGTGATCGACGATCAGCCAGCGCCCGCCGTGGTTCCGGTAGACGAAGCTGAACCGCGCCGGAGGCGTGATGGGCTTTCCGTCGCGGATCTCCGAGAAGGTATAGGTCCCGGTGTTGATGGCAATGTCGCCATAGACGCGAATCCGCTGCTCGCCCAGGGCGACCTTGTACGATGGAGGCACGGTACGCAGGATCTTGAAGTAATCACGCACGGTGGCCGGGGTGTCACGCAGCGTGAGAGACCGGGCGCCCCACAACACGGCCTCGGCGTCGCCGACATCTTCCTTGCCACCCGCGGCGGTCAACGATGGGGCGCCGAGCATCAGCAGAGACGCGACCAGGGCCACGGTTCGGTTCATACGTGAGCTCCCCTCGACTGACCGCCGTCGTCCCAGCAAGGCGCCGCCACGCCCCATCTGGGAATGGCGTGCCGCGTGAGCATAGCGCGATCTCGGATCGCGGGATACAGGATCCGCCCGGCGCTGCGAAAGGCATCGACGCACTGCCCAAGGCGGCGGACCGGCCCTCGGCGCGCGGCGCCGCGCGGGGGGCGAGCTTCGTGCTCAGCGAACGGCCCGTCGCCCGCCTGGGGATCGGGCCGGCGCCCCAGGGGCGGCGGGTTTTCCCCAACCTGACCGTCGCCGAGAACCTGGCCATCGGCCGGATGGGGCGCGACAGCCATCGCCGCGGGCGCTGGGACGAGGCGCGGGTGCTCGCGTACTTCCCCCGCCTGCGCGAGCGCTGGCGGGCCCGCGCCGAGACGCTCTCGGGCGGCGAGCAACAGGATGCTGGCGATCGCCCGCGCCGAGACCGCCATCCTCCTCGTCGAGCACAACCTCGATCTGGCCCTGGCCCTGGCCGACCGCGTGTACGTGCTGGACCGCGGCAGCGTGACCCACGAGGGCCCGGCCCGCGCGCTACTCTCGGACTTCGACCTGCGCCGCCGGGTGCTGTGGTTTTAGGGGCGGCCGGCCTTTCCAAGTCGCCGCCTCGGCGCCCGATCAGCTCGGACGGGTACCTGCACGTGGAGGTCGGCGCGGTCGGCGACGTCGGCTGCGGTTCGCGACGGTCTGTTTCATGGCGTGCGATCGGGGAGTTTGTGACAAGCTGGGAAAAGGCCACCGAGTGTGAGGATACCGAACGCGGATCGTGCGATTATAGACGCGACGAAGCTACATGGGTATCTGCTCTCGCAGCGCCACCCGGTGGGTCGGTTCAAGGCAGGATTCTTCTTGGGCTTGGGATATTCGGCAAGGGAATGGCAGCGGCTGGAAGCGGATCTGCGGGCTCAGCATTTGAGCCGCGAGGCTACGGCGGCGGAGGGCAATCCATACGGCCAGAAGTACGAGATCCACGCCCCGCTGGAAGGCCCTACCGGGCGCGCGGCAGAGGTCATCAGCGTGTGGGTCGTGCTCGTGAACGAGGACTTTCGGCGGTTTGTGACGGCCTACCCGGGAGGTGAAAGATGAGATATCGCGTTCTCGATACTGTTGTGTTGAACAGGGAGCTACCGGAGCGTGGTCTTCGCCGGGGAGACCTCGGTGCTGTGGTGCAGGTGTACGAACCTGACGGGCTCGAGGTGGAATTCGTTACGGCGGCCGGGAGAACGGAGGCGTTGGTAACTCTCAAGGTCGAGGATGTGCGACCCGTCGCAGACGATGACTTGGTGGCCGTTCGGCCATACCGCCGCTTGGCGTGAAGAGGATGGACGACCACCACCGTGAGCGGCCCGCAGAGTGGCGCTTTCCGCACTCTTATGATCGCGAAGAACTGGAGCGCGTGTGATCGTTATGAGGAGAAGCCAGTCTAGACGGCGACACCGCGCAAGGTTGAAGATTGATGAGATCTTGCCGGAGTACGACTTTGGCCGGTCTCGGCCGAATAAGTACGCCTCGCATTACGCAAAGGGGAGCATCGTGATAACGCTCGATCCCGACGTTGCCACAGTGTGATACTCGCCGAGCATCGAGCCTCATCTCGACGACCCGCGAAGAATGACCTTCGCAGCGTCGCGCCTTGCGGCGAGAACGTCGCGATCGTCGTCAGGGACCGCGGCGGGCTTCGAGGGCGGCGAGACGCTCGCGGACGTCCACTGCGGTCCGCAGCTCCCGGTCGATGCCGTCGATCCGGGTATCGACCCGCCGGATCTCGGCGAGCAGTTCCGCCTTCAGCGAGACCGTCTCGCTCCGGAGGGCGTCGATCTTGATCGACAGGCGGGCGTCGAGCCCATCGATTTTCTGGTCCAGACCGCTGACTTTCTGGTCGAGGACGCGGACATCGCCGCGCAACGCGTGAAGCTCCGGCGCGACGATGTCCTGGAATGCCGTTTTGATCTGCTCGTAGACACCCACCGGCATCATTTAATCAGGGCCATCGCGACGGGTCAATGTCCTGCTCAAGATACCGTTTCTGCTCCCGTGCCGGTGTCATGGCTTCCCGCTCAGTCCGCCGGGTGACGGCAGCCGAAGGCGGGCGGCCGATGGCCCAGGCCGAGCAACTCCCAGACCCGCGGGGGTTCATGTCGGCCGCGATGGTGGCAGCCCCTCAGCAGACACCGGTCACCGAGACGGCGAGTTACTCGATCACCCTGTCCGCCCGGATGCCGACAGGCGGCGGGATGGTGAGGCCGATCTCCCGGGCGGTGCGCTCGCTGGACATGCTTCGCCGACATGCGACCGATCTCGTGGAAGCTAGGGCCGTAGAGTGTCGCTCGACGAGCTGCACGCCCAACTGTCGCGCGGCCTCGCGGCCCAGCCGGGCGGCCTCCCTGGCCACCGTGTTGCCAGGGTTGTAGAAGGTCACCACCCGACCGAGCCTCGGGATGATCTCCTTCAGGACCACGCAAGTCGCGGTTGACTAACGAGAACTAGCTGTGTTAGTGTTCGTTAGTAATCCGGTACACACGCCAGTAACCGGGATTCGTTACTCACCGGGGGTGTGACTTTGAAGAGACGCGCGAGCCAGCGC
This genomic window from Candidatus Methylomirabilota bacterium contains:
- a CDS encoding substrate-binding domain-containing protein, with the protein product MRRGSLATVAMFGIMILAAPGVTAEAADVKVLSAAALRHVLNELGPRFERETGHKLAIQYDVVGVLKRQIEGGEQFDVALLTTPFIADLAKQGKIAAGTSAHIARSGIGVFVRTGAPKPDIKTAEAFKRAMLGAKSIGYSKEGATAMYLATLFDRLGIAEPMKAKTKYLPVGRAAQSVAGGEVELALVVISAIEPVPGAELLGPLPAELQSYVGYTGGIGTAAKDAKAGKALLDFLKAPAAVPVLKAKGMEPITR
- a CDS encoding DUF4440 domain-containing protein — translated: MNRTVALVASLLMLGAPSLTAAGGKEDVGDAEAVLWGARSLTLRDTPATVRDYFKILRTVPPSYKVALGEQRIRVYGDIAINTGTYTFSEIRDGKPITPPARFSFVYRNHGGRWLIVDHHSSAVPAPPQ
- a CDS encoding DUF4926 domain-containing protein, with the protein product MRYRVLDTVVLNRELPERGLRRGDLGAVVQVYEPDGLEVEFVTAAGRTEALVTLKVEDVRPVADDDLVAVRPYRRLA
- a CDS encoding DUF1330 domain-containing protein; this translates as MKTRWAVALAVAVGFGLGAVTVQSLHAQAKPPVYFIAEIEVTNLDAYTKEYAPKAQALIRKMGGRLLAAGQKVTAFEGQPPKQRVAVQVWDSLEKIQAWRNSAEFKELRKTGEKYAKFRTFAIEGLPQ
- a CDS encoding ABC transporter; protein product: GDVELLLLDEPFEGLAPAVVREVFALVQGLRGETAILLVEHNLDLALALADRVYVLDRGSVTHEGPARALLSDFDLRRRVLWF